In Ignavibacteriales bacterium, the following are encoded in one genomic region:
- a CDS encoding DUF4160 domain-containing protein, translating to MDFGKIADTYYPHFIVERDDIDHDHSQVKFSIDMRIIEGEVPVEITQEIITWAHTHYKELEESWLCLIDEEISSKFKRRKNNLTAA from the coding sequence ATGGATTTTGGAAAAATAGCCGATACTTATTATCCGCATTTTATAGTAGAGCGGGATGATATAGACCATGACCATTCACAAGTTAAATTTTCAATAGACATGCGCATAATCGAAGGGGAGGTGCCGGTTGAGATCACACAGGAGATAATTACCTGGGCGCATACTCATTACAAGGAACTCGAGGAAAGCTGGCTTTGCCTCATCGATGAAGAGATATCCTCTAAATTCAAAAGAAGAAAAAATAACCTAACGGCGGCTTAG
- a CDS encoding T9SS type A sorting domain-containing protein, giving the protein MKKLLFLLLMWGIGITNIFADGNPLIKGWSNLGSGVNGTEVNAIVQYNGDIIIGGEFTTAGGVNVGYIAKWDGMQWSSLAQGVNGPVDALAVFNGNLYVGGTFTTAGGSPANNIAKWDGATWTAMGPGLDGDVRAMIVYSNELVVGGGFGNAGDNIAKWNGTSWSGMGTGMSDDVHGLTIWQGDLVAVGRFVMAGGVSASRVARWNGSSWSAVSNQVINDRVFAVGVLNDTLYIGGKFDEIGTDPTLKSIAKLSGTTWQRVGKGVEDNKEVNALTVYKNELVVGGQFEHVYQNDSATLTVYSIARWDGSKWDRFETGMDERVSSLFTYATSTDTSLYAGGEFNFAGGRPANHIAVWNDTIMTYTVEGTVRYTSNNQPVNGGYVKAVRLELATREYLTLDSVQINPTDGTYKLNTVRGDTVDIIAFPEDVEGQDFIPTYHNGTMFWEGSASILLHTDTAGIDIDVMDAQPSDNPTGTGTINGRVELNYLPTGFLSGQGEEFTGGSNVYAELNGIFKNFDISDNFTNFTISSLPAGTYNIIVNRLGYESDTMVVTLSNGGTVNNVNFLINPMDNNVSVQNISNNIPDNITLYQNYPNPFNPTTKIRFDIKMKSSVTMYLYNSLGQVVRKMINNETYTPGSYELSLDASGLASGVYFYKLVTAETSLTKKMVVLK; this is encoded by the coding sequence ATGAAGAAATTACTCTTTTTGTTATTAATGTGGGGAATCGGGATTACCAATATTTTTGCAGATGGAAACCCTTTAATAAAAGGCTGGTCAAACCTCGGCAGCGGTGTTAACGGAACTGAAGTTAATGCCATAGTTCAATACAATGGTGATATTATAATCGGAGGAGAGTTTACCACAGCCGGTGGCGTAAATGTAGGATATATTGCCAAATGGGACGGGATGCAATGGTCTTCACTGGCTCAGGGCGTTAATGGACCTGTAGATGCTTTGGCTGTTTTTAACGGCAATCTTTATGTTGGAGGAACATTCACAACAGCCGGGGGTAGTCCCGCTAACAACATTGCAAAATGGGACGGAGCAACATGGACCGCAATGGGCCCCGGGCTGGACGGTGACGTTAGAGCTATGATCGTTTATAGTAATGAACTTGTTGTTGGAGGAGGCTTTGGTAATGCCGGTGATAATATTGCTAAATGGAACGGCACTTCATGGTCTGGAATGGGAACCGGGATGAGCGACGATGTTCATGGTCTTACGATCTGGCAGGGGGATCTTGTGGCAGTTGGTAGATTTGTCATGGCAGGAGGTGTTTCGGCAAGCAGAGTAGCCCGTTGGAATGGAAGTTCATGGTCTGCAGTCAGCAATCAGGTGATAAATGACAGGGTTTTTGCAGTGGGTGTTCTGAATGATACATTGTATATCGGAGGAAAATTTGATGAAATTGGAACAGATCCAACCCTAAAATCGATAGCAAAACTCTCCGGCACGACCTGGCAAAGAGTCGGAAAAGGTGTTGAAGATAATAAAGAAGTTAATGCTTTAACTGTTTATAAAAATGAACTCGTTGTAGGAGGTCAATTTGAACATGTTTATCAGAATGATTCTGCTACCCTGACAGTATATAGTATCGCACGCTGGGATGGTTCCAAGTGGGACAGGTTTGAAACCGGCATGGATGAGAGGGTAAGCTCACTTTTTACATATGCTACATCGACGGATACCTCTCTATATGCGGGCGGTGAGTTTAATTTTGCCGGCGGAAGGCCAGCTAATCATATTGCTGTCTGGAATGATACTATTATGACTTATACCGTAGAAGGTACAGTGAGATATACCTCCAATAACCAGCCCGTAAACGGAGGCTATGTTAAAGCGGTAAGACTTGAGCTAGCCACTCGCGAATATCTAACTCTTGATTCTGTTCAAATAAATCCAACTGACGGAACATATAAATTAAACACCGTAAGAGGAGATACCGTTGATATTATAGCGTTTCCAGAAGATGTTGAGGGACAGGATTTTATTCCTACTTATCATAATGGTACGATGTTCTGGGAAGGATCGGCATCTATCTTACTGCACACTGACACAGCTGGAATAGATATAGACGTGATGGATGCCCAGCCATCGGATAATCCAACCGGTACAGGCACGATCAATGGCAGAGTTGAACTTAATTATCTTCCGACAGGATTTCTATCCGGACAGGGTGAAGAGTTCACCGGAGGTTCGAATGTGTACGCGGAGCTAAACGGCATATTTAAAAATTTCGACATAAGTGACAACTTTACTAACTTCACCATATCATCGCTCCCGGCTGGCACCTATAACATTATCGTTAACCGGCTCGGATATGAATCGGACACAATGGTTGTAACTTTATCTAATGGAGGAACGGTCAATAATGTGAACTTCCTGATCAATCCAATGGATAACAATGTCAGCGTGCAGAATATAAGCAACAATATACCGGACAATATTACGCTATATCAGAATTATCCTAACCCGTTCAATCCGACGACGAAGATCAGGTTCGATATAAAAATGAAATCATCCGTGACGATGTATTTATATAATTCCCTCGGGCAGGTGGTCAGAAAAATGATTAATAATGAGACTTATACCCCCGGAAGCTATGAGCTTAGCCTGGACGCTAGTGGATTGGCATCAGGAGTATATTTTTACAAACTTGTAACAGCGGAAACTTCATTGACCAAAAAGATGGTTGTATTAAAGTAA